The segment CAAGTAATATCAAACGATAAACAAATCAAAGCTGTGAAGCAGGCTTTCGACAGGCTGACACCAGCCGCCTGAGGAGCTACACTTTACTTGCGAAACTTAAGTTATATAATTCTCTTTGGAAGGGATGAAACAAACATCGCTCTTCCAAATAGAATTTCACTATCGCTTACAAAGTATAAGTCAGCGTCACCCAAGCTACACGGGGATCACGATTCCGTTTCTGGACAAGTTGCAACTGGTCTGTATCAATCAGAGTTGTTTCTTCCAACGAATCAAATATGTTGTTTATACTGATTTGTGCACACCATTTCCGATTGGCAAAATATTGCGACAAACCAGCATTGACAGTATAATGACTTTTTATCTTCCCTTGCACAGTCAACTGATCAGAAATATAGAAACCATCTATTTGCAATTCTGTAGTGGGCGTAATATGAATGGCCAAGTTACCTTTAACATCCCAGCACCATAAAGACTTATTGATATCATATCCAATCGTTCGTCCATCTATTTCATCCCGGAAAACGTCTCCAGCCAAACCTAAGTCTAAAAATCGAACTGGCTGCCAGCGAAGAGACAAATCAGCTCCCACAGTCTGACTGGTACCTGTATTATTTTTCTGCCACAAAGTTTCCTCATCAACTTGTGTTGCCACTTTCACAATACGATTCTGCCTGTTCCGATAATAAATAGCCGGTGTCATTCTAAAATTAGGTAAAGCCAGTTGCCAGTTCAGCTCCAAAGTATGGATAAACTCATCTTGTAAGGAAGGGTTTCCCATTATTACATGCGTTACATCCGTATTATCTATAAAAGAACTCAATTCCGAGCCCAAAGGTCTAATCACGCGCTGCTGATAGCTCAGCTGAACAGATTGCTGCGGATTGAATTCATAAGATATCTGGGCACGAGGATAAACATGAAACTGGTTTGCTTTGGTTTCCGCTGTATTGGAAATGGAAGGCAGTGTTTCAGTCATTTTCCGATTCATAAATTCTGCCTGCACTCCTACTTCCGCATTCCAATGTTCTGTCTTTTTCTCAAATGACAGAAACAACAGATTCAAATAGCGTTGAAAAGCATAATCATAGTTTTTTGCCAACGTGGGCTGCCATTCACCATTCTGCTTAGCATTTACTTCGTTCCGATGAGATTCATCCGTCAAACGCCCTATATAACCGACCTGGAAACTGGCTGTCTTTCCTAAAGGATGCTTATAATTCAGTCTCCAGAAATAATTATGCTTATCATGATTAATGAATTGATTATCCTCAGCTATGATTTGCTGATTATCAGGATTCTCATTTTTATAGTCATTGTCTTCATCATACTTGAAGTTATTATAATTAAACAATGCCGACAAGCTGCTTCCTAACTGGAAGTGATGATTCCAATAAGCATCTGCCGACCAAGCCGACTGATACTGATCGTTATACCGATTCCGAATTACATATTTCATCAGATCCCCTTTAGGATTAAACACCCGGTTATTAATACGCCCGTACCGGTTATAATCCATCACATAGAATAAGCCGGATGCACCTATTTGATCGTTATCAGAAAGATCGTAAGCCAACTGTAAATCAGCCAGATGAACATCCGGCCGAGCATCCGCATTGTTATTCATGGAAGTAGTATTCTGAGCCGTTGTCGTTGTCTTGCTGAATGTTCTGGACCGGAACTCTTTCCGATAATTATATTTTGCAGTGATATAGAACTTTCCGGGATTCAAATTAAATACAGTTCCTGCATTATACCGTTCATGCCAACCTGCACCAACAGATAATGTGAGTGGAGACAGTATTTCATGATATGAAGAGGAAGACAAGTTCAGTACACCTGCATCTCCATCCGGAACCATTGAAACATCCGGAAAGACCTCAAGTCCCACTTTATTGAAGAATAGCGCAGGCAGTTGGATTAATACATCCCCACTATACTCTTCCATTAAACCATAAGGAATACCATTTATAAACAAACCGGAATGACTGCTACCTCTAAAAGTAACGCCACCCTCTATATCCGTTATTACCGAAGGTAATTGACGGATCGCTTCTGCAGTCGTAACCGAAGCACTGCTGAGCTGCCTTTCCACTTGAAGTCTTTTTACTGGACTGCCACTTATACCAGAAGCATATTTGCCTACGACTTCCACCTCTTCTATTGTTCTATTCAATGTTGAATCGGCCTCCTGAGCATTTATTGCCATACTCAGGCAGAGGCCTGACACTACATACAAAATCTTGTTCATATAATAATTGTTATTTTATTTGCTAAAATAACCAAATTGAAGACTAATTTGTTGCGTAAATCTATAAAAACAAAAAAAGTCTGTATGTTTGTACATACAGACTGTCCTTGTTTCTCAGCTCATTCAACTGAATTATTCAGCTGGAGTAGCTTCAGTAGCAACTGCAGCTGTAGAATCTGCAGGAGCAGCAGCTGTTGTATCAGCCGCAGCAGGAGCAACTTCTTCTGCAGGAGCTGCAACTTCTGTTTCAGGAGCTTCAGCAACTTCAGTTGATTCAGATGATTTATTGCCACAAGATGCAAATGATACTGCTGCAACAACGGCAGCGAATGCAACTAACTTTTTCATTTTGTTCTAAAATTAAACGGTCTATAATTTCTTCTTGAAAACGCTGCAAAATTATGCATTAATTTTATATGTTGTACAGCAGACGGCCTATTTTTTTATAAAAAAATCATTTTTTTTGAGCTTCGACTATGATATAATTCATACAGAACTATCAATCAGCATATTACAATTACGACTGACTTTCTAATAATTTTCATATAAATATCGCTTGATGCTTTTCTTTGGCGTCTTTTCAAATTCCGTCGGATATAAAACGATAGAAGTTATCGCTTCATAAGGCGCCAATAATTTATTCAGGTCTTTCCTGTTCTGTTCCATAATTGCCGGAAGATCATCATGCCGAATGCCTGTATTATCTACCATATCATAATCTGGATAAACCAAACCGACCAGCTTTCCTTCCCGTTCAACAATCAGGCTTTCCAAAACGAAGGGCAGATTATTCAGTTTGGCCTCTATTTCTTCCGGATAGATATTCTGACCATTCGAGCTTAGTATCATCGTCTTGCTCCGGCCACGAATGTAAATACGGTTATTGACATCAATCGTTCCCAAGTCGCCCGTCTTCAGCCAACCATCATCTGTAAATACATTTCGAGTAGCCTCTTCATTCTTATAATATCCCTTCATGACATTCTCGCCCCTTACCTGAATTTCACCTACTTTATTATAAGGATCTTCAGAATCAATACGGACTTCCATGATACCTTTCAGAATTTGGCCGCAAGAAGTCGGGATATATTCTTTATGATTATCATAACTGATCAATGGCCCGCACTCGGTCATACCATATCCGATGGTATAAGGGAATTTGATCTTATACAAGAAATCGGCCACTTCCTGATTCATGGCAGCTCCACCGACAATGACCTCCCGGAAACGACCGCCCATGGCATCTGTCAGTTTTTTATTGATCTGGGCGTAAATACGATCGTTCAGCAAAGGCACATTCATAGCAAGCTTCATGGCCCGTTTATTAAGCTGGGGAGCAATCATTTTCTTGTATATCTTTTCCAAAATCAAAGGGACAGTCAGAATCAGGTTCGGCTTAATCTCCTCGAATGCTTTGAGCAGAATCTTGGGTGAAGGAAGTTTCCCTAACAGGAAGACATGTGCTCCGAAAGCCATTGGCACCAGGAAATTGAAAGCGCAACTGTACGCATGGGCCAAAGGCAAAAAACACAACTCTCGTTCACCCCGGAACAGAATATCCAATGTCCGGGCATAAGTTACATTACCGGCCAAGTTATTACCTGTCAGCATTACGCCCTTACTGAAACCCGTCGTTCCAGAAGTATAATTCAGCAAGAGGACCTTGTCGTTGTCCAATTCTGCATATCTGATATTCTCGCGGGTAAAGCCATTCGGATAAACTTCGGTAAACCGGCTGTCCAATTCCTTCAGGAGCTTCTGAATATTTTCTCCATCACGCTGATGCAGACATCTGAAATCGGTCAAGGAAAAGACAGCACGTACCTCACCGATCTTTTCTTCTTCCAGCGTATCCCAAATCCGATCACTCACGAACAAAAAGACTGATTCAGAATGATTGATGATGTGATGCACATCATTCGGATTAAAATCGGGCAAAATAGGAACAATAATCGCACCATATGTAATGGCAGCCATATAGACGACACACCAGTTAGCACAGTCGCGGCCGATTAAGGCAATTTTGTCTCCTCGCCGGATCTGGCATTCCTTGAAAAGGATATGGAAACGGGCAATCTCTTTGGCTACGTCGGCAAATGTCATTGTGTTTTGTTCTACATAGTCGGTCAATGCCGGTAAATCCCAGTTTTCTTGGAAACTTTTCTCGTAAATCTTGATAAAATTCTCTTGTATCATATTATGTATCTGTCTATTTCGCGCAAAGATACGATTTTTGTCTTTGCCCGATATCATTTATTCCACTGAATCAGCCATTTTACTCTTCTAAAAGCTTATTCATCCATCGGGAAACGGACACCCCATTCTTTACGAAGGCTGTCAAGCATCCGCATAACACGCAAACTTTCTTCGTGAGGCATCGAAACAGGTTCAATCCGTCCTTCGCGGATTGCGTCAGCCGCCTCTTGTACCTGATACTCGAATCCGGTAATCTGCGGCGGACAAGTATGGCGGGCGATTTCCTGATGTTCTGTATTATAAACAACGGCCAACTGCGGATTGTTGATATTATCGACGACAATATAGCCTTTATCCCCTGAAATGATGCCCATACGATCGGTTGCACAAAAAGCCGTTGTCTGCATCACGGCCATGCGACCATCGCTATACGTAAATGTAATGCTGTTCTGCATATCAACGCCTGCCGCATTCTTCACACAAGCAGAAGTTATATTTTCTATCTCATCTCCAAAGGTCATGAGAGCAAAATTAATCGGATAAACACCTAAATCATACAAGGCTCCACCACAAAGCTCCGGTTTTACAATACGTTCAACATCTGATATAACATACCCTAAGTTGGCTGTCAGCATCATCGGCTTACCAATAATGCCGTTTTCTGCCAATTCCCTGATGGTCTTTGAGAAAGGCATATAGCGGGTCCATATCGCTTCGGCCAGATAAACATGCTGTTCCTGCGAGATCCGAATCAGTTCTTCTGCTTCACGGGCATTGGCGGTAAAGGCTTTCTCGCATAAAACCGGTTTACCTTTCAGCAAACACATACGAGCCGGTTCGAAATGATGCGAATGCGGCGTGGCCACATAAATCAGATTTATTTCCGGGTCGTCGGCAAGGGCTTCATAACTTCCGTAGGCTTTCCGAGCCTGAAATTCGGCAGCAAATTGCTCTGCGCGAGTCAAATCTCGCGCCGCTACCGCATATAGCTCTGCGTTTTCCATACCTTGTAAAGTAGTTGCCATCTTACGGGCAATATGTCCGGCTCCGAGGATACCGACTTTCAATGTCTGTTGCATATTCATTCGTTTATAATTGTTTAATATATTCGACAAGCTCTCTTTCTCCTGCTATTTCTCCTACCATATGATAGTGCTTACATAAATGGTCGAACTGCTGATAAAGTTGTTCTGCCTTGGCTTCATCTTGCTCATACAGTTTCGCCAACGCATACGCCAACCGTAAAACAGAAGGCCGGTATTGTTGGTTCAGGTGAATGTATTTCTGCATTTCGGTCGTGAGAAGCCGCTCAATCTCCTGTTTCGAAAACTGACGGATCAAGCGGAGGAAGATTTCCTCGCAAGTGAGCTCCTGCTGATACAGATAGACCATATCCTTTTTATGCCGCCCCATTTCATCAGCCAGTCTATTCGCTTCCTCAAAGTTCAACTGATCCAAGGCTCGAGCCAGTTGGTAGAAACAAGCCATCACCTGTATCGTATTGGCACAGTCCAGTTTCTCATTCGCATGAAAATAGGCTGAAGGAATATCTTTTACGCGGATGCCTTGCTGAATAAAACCGTTGATACGCATGACATCTATGAATACCTGCCGGGAAAGAGGATCCTGTTTGAGCATCCGGTTATTCATTCCATCATTGGGAATTCCACCCCCGATTAAAGGAATTCCATTACTACAAGCCATAAGAATACCCGCAAAAGCAAAAAGAACCACCAGAAGATTTCCTGTACTGGACTGATTTATACTCGGAACAAACAATAAAAGAAGAGCAATCACAGCCGTACACAGATTGGCCAAGACTCCGCCCATATTATAAAAGGATAATTGTGACCGGCTCAGAGGTTGTTCGGGAGGCATCATCAGACATTGACCGACCGTTCCCGGAATATGAAAGACCGAAAAATGAAATTTCCCGTCTTTACGGCTTATCGTGAACTTAAAGATACGAAACGAAAGAAACTCCCAACCAGAAGTCAAGGCTGCAAGCATATGTCCTGCTTCATGAATAATAATTTGCAAAATGAATAATACCGGAATAAAGATCAAGAATTCAATGATAAGAGGTATAATCTGCATCCCTGATTTGGCAGAGCGGGCAAACACAGCTCCAATAAAAGCGCCAATAGCCAGACATAAAAAGAAGAAAACAGCTTGATATAAGATTGATTTGTGTTTCTGTTTCATAATGCACAACATTAAATATCCAAACAAAGATATTAAATGTTATCCGGAAAATCTTGAAAATACCCGAAAAGAGACTCCAAACCCTATCAAAAAAAATTGTAGCCACCCGCATCGAGTGGCTACAATCCAATTATTTATTTACCTGTTTGTATTATTCTTCTGCCTGAGAAGCTTCATAAGCCTTCAACAGTTTCTCCTGTACATCAGACGGTACCAGTTCATAAGAAGCAAACTTCATCGTAAATGAAGCACGGCCGCCCGTAATAGAACTCAAAGAAGTTGAGTAGTTCGACAATTCTTTCAACGGAACTTTTGCCAACAGCTTTTCAAATCCTTTTTCACTGTTCATACCCATGATCAGGGCACGGCGTCCCTGCAAATCACTCATCACATCGCCCAAGAAATCGGCCGGTACGGAAACTTCTACATCATAGACCGGTTCCAAAATCTTCGGACCTGCTTCCTTAAACGCTGTACTGAAGGCATTACGTCCGGCCAGCATGAATGAGATTTCGTTACTGTCAACCGGGTGCATCTTTCCATCATATACACAAATACGGACATCGCGGGCATACGAACCAGTCAACGGACCTTGTTCCATACGTGACATGATACCTTTCAAGATAGCCGGCAAGAAGCGGGCATCAATAGCACCACCAACGATACAGTTGACAAATACCAACTTTCCGCCCCAATCCAGGTCGATAGTCTGTGCATCACGAACGTTCATCTTATATTCCTGTCCGCCGAAACGATAAGTATCCGGAGCCGGCATACCTTCGTAATACGGTTCTACAATCAGGTGAACTTCACCGAACTGACCGGCACCACCCGACTGTTTCTTATGGCGGTAATCAGCACGAGCGGCTTTTGTAATGGTTTCACGATACGGAATCTTCGGTTCCAGGAATTCTACCGGCAGTTTATCGTTATTTTCAATACGCCATTTCAAGGTACGCAAATGGAATTCTCCCTGACCGGCAACGATGGTCTGCTTCAATTCCTTTGACTGTTCGATTACCCATGTCGGATCTTCCTCACGCATACGAGTCAAGATTTCCATCATCTTTTCCGCATCAGCTTCGTTTACCGGCTTGATGGCACGGCGATACTTCGGATCCGGATATTTGATAAAGTCAAAACGATAATCACAACCTTTACCATTCAAGGTATTACCACGGCGAACATCTTTCAGTTTAACGGTAGCACCGATATCACCGGCAACCATTTCCGGAACTTCCGTACGTGTTTGTCCGTCGGTTACAAACAACTGGGCAATACGTTCTTTCGAACCACGGTCGGCATTCAGCAAATCATCGCCCGATTTCACTCTACCAGACAGCACTTTGAAATAAGAAACCTGTCCGATATGCGGTTCAACTGTCGTCTTGAAGAAGAACAGACTCGTCGGACCGTTTGCATCCGGTGTTACTTCTACGCCTTCTGTTGTAACCAAACGCGGCATCTTGTCGGTACAAGGAACAACATTACCTAAGAATTCCAAGGTACGACGTACGCACATATCACGGCCGGCACATACACAGAATACCGGGAACATATCACGGGTTACCAATCCGGCACGGATACCGGCACGCATATCATCTTCGCTCAAAGTTCCTTCTTCGAAGAATTTTTCCATCAGGACATCGTCATGTTCAGCAGCAGCTTCTACCAATGCTTTATGTAATTCCATGGCTTTTTCAGTTTCTTCAGCCGGAATTTCCAATACATCAGGAACACCGCCTTCCGGTTTCCAGCGATACATCTTCATCTTTAATACATCAACCACTGCATTAAAGGATGAACCGCAAGTAATAGGATATTGAATAGGAACAACCTTGCTGCCCCAGCGGTCTTGCAACTGAGCGATAGTTCCTTCATAATCGGCCTTATCATTATCCAGCTGATTAACGACAAAAATAACCGGTTTATGGAATTGTTCGGTATAGCGGAACTGATTGATGGTTCCTACCTCTACACCGTATTGTGCATTTAATACCATCAGGGCCGTATCTGTTACGTTCAAAGCCGAAACAGCACCACCGATAAAGTCGTCTGAACCCGGACAATCAATGAAGTTCAGCTTACGATCTTGCCATTCCACACTAAAAACGGTCGAGAATACAGAGTACCCATACTCTTTCTCAACCGGGAAATAGTCGCATACCGTATTTCCATTCTCAACACTTCCGCGACGTTTTATAACTCCACCCTCGTAAAGCATAGCTTCAGCGAGAGTGGTTTTCCCAGAGCCAGAACTGCCCAATATTGAAATGTTCTTGATTTCGTTCGTTTGATATACTTTCATGATGATATCAGCTTTTTTAGGTTTAACAATATAGAAATATATGTGACGTTTTAATGTCACGACCGCAAATTAGGAATTGTTACGGAGATAAACAATTTATTCTACGATGTTTGATAATTATGTTGTCTAACAGAATGATAGGTATTTCGCTAAGATCTCCACCCACATCAGAAAATAACTGTACAAATTTCTACGACTCTTTCATATTCATCTCGCCAATTATTCTTGAAAATATTTAGCTAACTAATTAATTCACTATTATGAATTAATCAAATCACAAATGTGAATCAATCAATTCATATAGGTTAATCAATTAATTCACAATTGTAAATTAATTAGAATATAGCATATATTTAGACAATAACGAACTACAAATCAATTACTTTCTATCTAAAAAAAGACAATCTTCCAGAAAGAAAAAAAAACGACTTCTTCTACATTCTAGCTTATGAATAACAAATAACAAAGCAGGACTATAACATATTCATTTTTTCTTATTACCGTTATAAAGAGAAAATTGGGCTCAAGTTGCGAACATCGGGAGGAAGTAATCAGACGAATCCGGCAGAAATTATAAAGTGTTCGTAGTAAACAAGGGAAATGAATGGTGTAGAAACAAAAAAAGCATCCGAATGGATGCTTGCTAAAAACGTGGGCGTTGACGGATTCGAACCGCCGACCCTCTGCTTGTAAGGCAGATGCTCTGAACCAGCTGAGCTAAACGCCCGATTAATCGATTGATTGTTTTTTGGGAAGTGGGCGTTGACGGATTCGAACCGCCGACCCTCTGCTTGTAAGGCAGATGCTCTGAACCAGCTGAGCTAAACGCCCGATTAATCGGTTGATTGTTTTGAAAAGTGGGCGTTGACGGATTCGAACCGCCGACCCTCTGCTTGTAAGGCAGATGCTCTGAACCAGCTGAGCTAAACGCCCTTTTCATTCATTCTGTTTTGTACGCCTTATCTCTTTAAGACGGTGCAAAGGTACGGCTTTTTTTGAAACCTCCAAATATTTTCGGAGAAAAAATAAAAAAAACTTTGTTTTTGCATATAGATACCAGGAAAAGCATTAACTTTGCAACTCTACATCATATATAATGTATTAAAGGAAAAATGATACTATCAACACTAACAGCCATCTCGCCTGTTGACGGGCGATATTGGAACAAAGCTGAGAACCTTGCAGCTTATTTTTCTGAATTCGCGCTGATTAGATACAGAGTGCGCGTAGAGATTGAGTATTTGATAGCTCTATCTGAATATCTTCCGCAATTAAGTGAATTAAATACGGAAGAGGTGAAAACATGGCTTCGCAATGTCTATAAAGAGTTTACGGAAGAAGATGCTTTGCGGGTAAAGGAAATAGAAAAGGTAACCAACCATGATGTCAAAGCCGTTGAATATTTCATCAAAGAAAAGACAGATCATTTTCTGGCTGAGAAATATCATGAGTTCATTCACTTCGGACTGACCTCGCAAGACATCAACAATACGGCTATGCCGTTGTCGCTGAAAGAAGCGTTGAACGATGTCTATTATCCGGGACTGGAAGAAGTCATCAGTACGCTGGAAAAATATGCGAATGAATGGATGAATATCCCGATGTTGGCCAAGACACACGGACAACCAGCCTCTCCTACCCGTCTGGGTAAAGAGATCATGGTGTTTGTATACCGCCTGAAACAGCAATTGAACTTACTGAAAGCCGTTCCGATTTCAGCTAAGTTTGGTGGTGCTACCGGCAACTTCAATGCACACCATGTAGCTTATCCGGAATATGACTGGAAAGCTTTTGCCAACAAATTCGTCAGCGAATCATTAGGATTGCAACGGGAAGAGTGGACAACCCAGATTTCGAATTACGACAATTTAGGAGCTATCTTCGACGGAATGAAACGAATCAATACCATCCTGATTGACCTGAACCGCGATTTCTGGCAATATATTTCCATGGAATATTTCAAGCAGAAAATCAAAGCGGGCGAAGTAGGTTCTTCAGCCATGCCGCATAAGGTTAATCCGATCGATTTCGAAAATGCCGAAGGTAACTTAGGTATTGCCAATGCCATTCTTGAACATCTGGCAACAAAACTCCCGATCTCACGTTTACAGCGTGACTTGACCGACTCAACCGTGTTGAGAAATGTAGGTGTTCCGATGGCACACATCGAAATTGCATTTAAGAGTTTGTTAAAAGGTTTAGGTAAACTATTGCTCAACGAAAAAGCCCTGGAAGCTGATCTTGACAGATGCTGGGCCGTCGTAGCAGAAGGTATCCAAACCATCTTGCGCCGGGAAGGTTATCCGAAACCATACGAAGCATTAAAAGCTCTTACCCGTACCAATGCAGGCATTACGGAACAGTCAATTAAAGATTTTATTGAAACATTGCAGGTCAGCGATCGCGTAAAAGACGAGTTGAGAGCGATTACACCGCATAATTATACAGGAATTTAAAAACAAATAAGGAGAAAAAGATACCAAAACAGTTTCAAGCTTATCGGAGTTCCGAAAAACTCGACTGCTTTGGTGCTAACCAAACTATTAATAATCTTATCTCCTGAACAGATAAATAACAAAATCAAAGGTAGCCGGGAGGCTATCAAGTATAAACCTTTTATTATAATTTATAACATGAGTACAGAAGAAAGAGATGAGGCAC is part of the Parabacteroides sp. AD58 genome and harbors:
- a CDS encoding elongation factor G, with translation MKVYQTNEIKNISILGSSGSGKTTLAEAMLYEGGVIKRRGSVENGNTVCDYFPVEKEYGYSVFSTVFSVEWQDRKLNFIDCPGSDDFIGGAVSALNVTDTALMVLNAQYGVEVGTINQFRYTEQFHKPVIFVVNQLDNDKADYEGTIAQLQDRWGSKVVPIQYPITCGSSFNAVVDVLKMKMYRWKPEGGVPDVLEIPAEETEKAMELHKALVEAAAEHDDVLMEKFFEEGTLSEDDMRAGIRAGLVTRDMFPVFCVCAGRDMCVRRTLEFLGNVVPCTDKMPRLVTTEGVEVTPDANGPTSLFFFKTTVEPHIGQVSYFKVLSGRVKSGDDLLNADRGSKERIAQLFVTDGQTRTEVPEMVAGDIGATVKLKDVRRGNTLNGKGCDYRFDFIKYPDPKYRRAIKPVNEADAEKMMEILTRMREEDPTWVIEQSKELKQTIVAGQGEFHLRTLKWRIENNDKLPVEFLEPKIPYRETITKAARADYRHKKQSGGAGQFGEVHLIVEPYYEGMPAPDTYRFGGQEYKMNVRDAQTIDLDWGGKLVFVNCIVGGAIDARFLPAILKGIMSRMEQGPLTGSYARDVRICVYDGKMHPVDSNEISFMLAGRNAFSTAFKEAGPKILEPVYDVEVSVPADFLGDVMSDLQGRRALIMGMNSEKGFEKLLAKVPLKELSNYSTSLSSITGGRASFTMKFASYELVPSDVQEKLLKAYEASQAEE
- a CDS encoding Gfo/Idh/MocA family protein, producing the protein MQQTLKVGILGAGHIARKMATTLQGMENAELYAVAARDLTRAEQFAAEFQARKAYGSYEALADDPEINLIYVATPHSHHFEPARMCLLKGKPVLCEKAFTANAREAEELIRISQEQHVYLAEAIWTRYMPFSKTIRELAENGIIGKPMMLTANLGYVISDVERIVKPELCGGALYDLGVYPINFALMTFGDEIENITSACVKNAAGVDMQNSITFTYSDGRMAVMQTTAFCATDRMGIISGDKGYIVVDNINNPQLAVVYNTEHQEIARHTCPPQITGFEYQVQEAADAIREGRIEPVSMPHEESLRVMRMLDSLRKEWGVRFPMDE
- a CDS encoding M50 family metallopeptidase, yielding MKQKHKSILYQAVFFFLCLAIGAFIGAVFARSAKSGMQIIPLIIEFLIFIPVLFILQIIIHEAGHMLAALTSGWEFLSFRIFKFTISRKDGKFHFSVFHIPGTVGQCLMMPPEQPLSRSQLSFYNMGGVLANLCTAVIALLLLFVPSINQSSTGNLLVVLFAFAGILMACSNGIPLIGGGIPNDGMNNRMLKQDPLSRQVFIDVMRINGFIQQGIRVKDIPSAYFHANEKLDCANTIQVMACFYQLARALDQLNFEEANRLADEMGRHKKDMVYLYQQELTCEEIFLRLIRQFSKQEIERLLTTEMQKYIHLNQQYRPSVLRLAYALAKLYEQDEAKAEQLYQQFDHLCKHYHMVGEIAGERELVEYIKQL
- a CDS encoding AMP-binding protein; the encoded protein is MIQENFIKIYEKSFQENWDLPALTDYVEQNTMTFADVAKEIARFHILFKECQIRRGDKIALIGRDCANWCVVYMAAITYGAIIVPILPDFNPNDVHHIINHSESVFLFVSDRIWDTLEEEKIGEVRAVFSLTDFRCLHQRDGENIQKLLKELDSRFTEVYPNGFTRENIRYAELDNDKVLLLNYTSGTTGFSKGVMLTGNNLAGNVTYARTLDILFRGERELCFLPLAHAYSCAFNFLVPMAFGAHVFLLGKLPSPKILLKAFEEIKPNLILTVPLILEKIYKKMIAPQLNKRAMKLAMNVPLLNDRIYAQINKKLTDAMGGRFREVIVGGAAMNQEVADFLYKIKFPYTIGYGMTECGPLISYDNHKEYIPTSCGQILKGIMEVRIDSEDPYNKVGEIQVRGENVMKGYYKNEEATRNVFTDDGWLKTGDLGTIDVNNRIYIRGRSKTMILSSNGQNIYPEEIEAKLNNLPFVLESLIVEREGKLVGLVYPDYDMVDNTGIRHDDLPAIMEQNRKDLNKLLAPYEAITSIVLYPTEFEKTPKKSIKRYLYENY
- a CDS encoding outer membrane beta-barrel family protein, whose amino-acid sequence is MNKILYVVSGLCLSMAINAQEADSTLNRTIEEVEVVGKYASGISGSPVKRLQVERQLSSASVTTAEAIRQLPSVITDIEGGVTFRGSSHSGLFINGIPYGLMEEYSGDVLIQLPALFFNKVGLEVFPDVSMVPDGDAGVLNLSSSSYHEILSPLTLSVGAGWHERYNAGTVFNLNPGKFYITAKYNYRKEFRSRTFSKTTTTAQNTTSMNNNADARPDVHLADLQLAYDLSDNDQIGASGLFYVMDYNRYGRINNRVFNPKGDLMKYVIRNRYNDQYQSAWSADAYWNHHFQLGSSLSALFNYNNFKYDEDNDYKNENPDNQQIIAEDNQFINHDKHNYFWRLNYKHPLGKTASFQVGYIGRLTDESHRNEVNAKQNGEWQPTLAKNYDYAFQRYLNLLFLSFEKKTEHWNAEVGVQAEFMNRKMTETLPSISNTAETKANQFHVYPRAQISYEFNPQQSVQLSYQQRVIRPLGSELSSFIDNTDVTHVIMGNPSLQDEFIHTLELNWQLALPNFRMTPAIYYRNRQNRIVKVATQVDEETLWQKNNTGTSQTVGADLSLRWQPVRFLDLGLAGDVFRDEIDGRTIGYDINKSLWCWDVKGNLAIHITPTTELQIDGFYISDQLTVQGKIKSHYTVNAGLSQYFANRKWCAQISINNIFDSLEETTLIDTDQLQLVQKRNRDPRVAWVTLTYTL
- the purB gene encoding adenylosuccinate lyase — translated: MILSTLTAISPVDGRYWNKAENLAAYFSEFALIRYRVRVEIEYLIALSEYLPQLSELNTEEVKTWLRNVYKEFTEEDALRVKEIEKVTNHDVKAVEYFIKEKTDHFLAEKYHEFIHFGLTSQDINNTAMPLSLKEALNDVYYPGLEEVISTLEKYANEWMNIPMLAKTHGQPASPTRLGKEIMVFVYRLKQQLNLLKAVPISAKFGGATGNFNAHHVAYPEYDWKAFANKFVSESLGLQREEWTTQISNYDNLGAIFDGMKRINTILIDLNRDFWQYISMEYFKQKIKAGEVGSSAMPHKVNPIDFENAEGNLGIANAILEHLATKLPISRLQRDLTDSTVLRNVGVPMAHIEIAFKSLLKGLGKLLLNEKALEADLDRCWAVVAEGIQTILRREGYPKPYEALKALTRTNAGITEQSIKDFIETLQVSDRVKDELRAITPHNYTGI